Proteins from one Podospora pseudocomata strain CBS 415.72m chromosome 4, whole genome shotgun sequence genomic window:
- a CDS encoding hypothetical protein (COG:E; EggNog:ENOG503NYIE): MASDKPAHRFDPNFTKNVIEGMGPATTPRNREVLGALIRHIHDFAREVELTVDEWMEGVKFVNALGEIYYTSNKTRNETHRICDVLGLESLVDEIAHKIISEGELDPTSSSILGPFWSPNAPFRELGGEIFQDGVPPNGRVTKMHGVIRDIITGQPIPGAVFDIWQASANGKYDFQDPENQTPNNLRGKFRANEKGEYWFYCLHPTAYSLPRDGPSWQLLSLMDRHPMRPAHIHIMVTHPDYQGCTTQLYPNDDPWVKSDTVFAVKDDLVVDFKPIKEKDPKAVLELEYNVNLAPKGYKGKI, from the coding sequence ATGGCCTCCGACAAGCCCGCTCACCGTTTCGACCCCAACTTCACCAAGAATGTCATTGAGGGCATGGgtcccgccaccaccccccgcaaCCGCGAGGTTCTCGGTGCTCTGATCCGCCACATCCACGACTTTGCTCGTGAGGTCGAGCTCACCGTCGACGAGTGGATGGAGGGTGTCAAGTTCGTCAACGCCCTTGGCGAGATCTACTACACCTCCAACAAGACCCGCAACGAGACCCACCGCATCTGCGACGTTCTCGGCCTCGAGTCCCTCGTCGATGAGATCGCCCACAAGATCATCTCCGAGGGCGAGCTCGaccctacctcctcctccattctCGGCCCCTTCTGGTCCCCCAACGCCCCCTTCCGTGAGCTCGGTGGTGAGATCTTCCAGGACGGCGTTCCCCCCAACGGCCGCGTCACCAAGATGCACGGTGTGATCcgcgacatcatcaccggccaGCCCATCCCCGGCGCCGTCTTCGACATCTGGCAAGCCTCCGCCAACGGCAAGTACGACTTCCAGGACCCCGAGAACCagacccccaacaacctccgtGGCAAGTTCCGCGCCAACGAGAAGGGCGAGTACTGGTTCTACTGCCTCCACCCCACCGcctactccctcccccgcgaTGGCCCCTCGTGGcagctcctctccctcatggACCGCCACCCCATGCGCCCCGCCCACATCCACATCATGGTCACCCACCCCGACTACCAGGGCTGCACCACCCAGCTCTACCCCAACGACGACCCCTGGGTCAAGTCCGACACCGTCTTCGCCGTCAAGGACGACCTCGTTGTCGACTTCAAGcccatcaaggagaaggaccCCAAGGCCGTCCTCGAGCTCGAGTACAACGTCAACCTTGCTCCCAAGGGCTACAAGGGCAAGATCTAA
- the ALI1 gene encoding putative NADH-ubiquinone oxidoreductase 30.4 kDa subunit, mitochondrial (COG:C; EggNog:ENOG503NVZQ) has translation MASKLCRSRALASAFRPTTSSIAAPMVRCFANTARSNVAVPKDAPNPRELPRDQIGTLKAAPVNPADKYQAKADAMHKYGAWLMGCLPKYIQQFSVWKDELTIYICPSGVIPVFSFLKYNTSAEFTMVSDITAVDFPTRDQRFEIVYNLLSIRHNSRIRVKTYADEASPVPSLTPLYDGANWYEREVYDMFGVFFVNHPDLRRIMTDYGFEGHPLRKDFPLTGYTEIRYDEEKKRIVTEPLELTQAFRNFEGGSSAWEQVGSGVDVTPETFKLPTPKPEPPKEEKK, from the exons ATGGCCAGCAAGCTCTGCAGAAGCAGGGCTTTGGCCTCGGCTTTCcgaccaacaacctcctccattGCGGCGCCCATGGTGCGGTGTTTTGCCAACACTGCCCGTAGCAATGTCGCCGTTCCCAAGGACGCCCCGAACCCCCGCGAGCTTCCCCGCGACCAGATCGGTACCCTCAAGGCCGCCCCCGTGAACCCTGCCGACAAGTATCAGGCCAAGGCGGATGCTATGCACAAGTATGGCGCCTGGCTTATGGGCTGTCTTCCCAAATACATCCAGCAGTTCTCTGTGTGGAAGGACGAATTGACCATCTATATCTGCCCCTCTGGCGTCATCCCTGTCTTCTCTTTCCTCAAGT ACAACACCTCTGCCGAGTTCACCATGGTCAGCGACATCACCGCCGTCGACTTCCCCACCCGTGACCAGCGCTTCGAGATCGTCtacaacctcctcagcatcCGCCACAACTCCCGCATCCGTGTCAAGACCTACGCCGACGAGGCCTCTCCCGTTCCCAGTCTTACCCCCCTCTATGATGGCGCCAACTGGTATGAGCGCGAGGTGTATGACATGTTTGGTGTGTTCTTCGTCAACCACCCCGATCTCCGCCGCATCATGACAGATTATGGCTTCGAGGGTCACCCCCTGCGCAAGGACTTTCCCCTTACCGGCTACACTGAGATTAGGTatgacgaggagaagaagcgcaTTGTCACAGAGCCCTTGGAGCTCACGCAGGCGTTCCGCAACTTTGAGGGAGGCTCCAGTGCCTGGGAGCAGGTTGGATCTGGCGTGGATGTTACGCCCGAGACCTTCAAGCTGCCCACACCAAAGCCAGAGCCTCCtaaagaggagaagaaatag
- a CDS encoding hypothetical protein (EggNog:ENOG503P14Y; COG:S): MLKMKTGLVVLTVLLPWVDGFGWRAERRPSAPAVDTNERRSALSQQDSRHSDVYTRALNELQEMESEPLCHRVAARLLVNNCELVDGKNEATMLTDSGRQLRDFVDSYAASLAICDLERGSFKIPNECAKFREPSLTQIAMRSEPQLHVTPSEIGLCLSALAASDAAWSTWVSYRHKALRFCEAARADNEKDQNILLYQRLTQVIAKLTDGVEAELQKRMDDLDNRARQSMENLDRLAPKVDELGEGLSRLESYLSGDLDFAMRKATESMQDSLENAEGLQKLLGLLFANVLDGSARAAHAHETSLQQTKRVNDGMGALIDIVSTAMASSASLSQQIQFQNQQAVALTQRQDALEQGVGRILAATEKLSDEVEDHTSMLKQAKNITNEILDALEETAAAALTVNESMFKTATTKSWWPFLVCPSASLVLGSYGMPPSMLRNFGLLAFGEAIGFLVSSYGDLTTQFSITVDAFGDYVMPSELASKFDANNTDSTDLTNLTDTATEASSL; encoded by the exons ACCGGTCTGGTCGTACTTACGGTGCTCTTACCGTGGGTCGATGGATTTGGATGGAGGGCCGAGAGAAGGCCGAGTGCTC CAGCAGTTGATACAAATGAACGCCGCTCTGCGCTTTCGCAGCAAGACTCGAGACACTCAGACGTTTACACAAGGGCGCTGAACGAGCTCCAAGAGATGGAATCGGAACCGCTATGCCATCGCGTGGCAGCCCGCCTACTCGTCAACAACTGCGAattggtggatgggaagaaTGAAGCTACAATGCTGACTGACAGTGGCCGGCAACTGCGAGATTTCGTCGACTCTTACGCGGCTAGCTTGGCGATTTGCGATCTAGAGAGGGGCAGCTTCAAGATACCAAACGAATGCGCCAAGTTTCGTGAGCCATCCTTGACCCAAATTGCGATGCGGAGCGAACCTCAGCTTCATGTCACGCCTTCGGAGATTGGACTGTGTTTGTCGGCGCTGGCAGCTTCGGATGCAGCTTGGAGCACGTGGGTGAGCTATCGTCATAAAGCATTGAGGTTCTGCGAGGCGGCAAGGGCAGATAATGAGAAGG ACCAAAACATCTTGCTGTACCAGCGTCTTACCCAGGTCATTGCCAAACTTACCGACGGCGTCGAAGCCGAGCTGCAGAAACGGATGGACGACCTCGATAACCGTGCCCGGCAATCTATGGAGAACCTTGACCGACTCGCGCCCAAGGTAGATGAGTTAGGAGAAGGCCTGTCGAGACTTGAGAGCTACCTCTCGGGTGATCTCGACTTTGCGATGCGAAAGGCCACCGAATCTATGCAGGACAGTCTCGAGAATGCGGAAGGTCTTCAGAAGCTACTGGGTCTTCTCTTCGCAAATGTTCTCGATGGTAGCGCCCGAGCGGCCCATGCTCATGAGACCTCGCTCCAACAAACCAAAAGGGTCAATGACGGCATGGGTGCCTTGATAGACATCGTCTCAACTGCGATGGCCTCATCCGCCTCACTGAGCCAGCAAATT CAATTCCAAAATCAACAAGCCGTTGCATTGACCCAGCGTCAGGATGCCCTTGAACAAGGAGTTGGTCGCATTCTTGCCGCCACCGAGAAGCTGTccgacgaggttgaggacCATACATCCATGCTCAAGCAAGCAAAAAACATTACGAACGAAATCTTGGATGCCCTCGAAGAaaccgccgctgccgccttGACCGTTAACGAATCAATGTTCAAGACCGCAACGACAAAAAGCTGGTGGCCGTTTCTTGTCTGTCCCTCGGCCTCGCTGGTACTGGGATCATATGGAATGCCACCTTCGATGCTCCGAAACTTTGGGCTGTTGGCTTTTGGTGAGGCCATCGGCTTTTTGGTGTCCTCATATGGCGATTTGACAACGCAGTTCTCTATCACCGTTGATGCCTTCGGGGATTATGTCATGCCGTCAGAGTTGGCATCAAAGTTCGACGCCAACAACACGGATTCCACGGATTTGACAAACCTCACGGACACAGCAACGGAGGCATCCTCACTCTAA
- a CDS encoding hypothetical protein (EggNog:ENOG503NX5U; COG:S), whose translation MPLHHLMCGTWTPPGAIFTVEFDDEALTLKLIKRTEIPHDEPISWMTFDHAKKNLYGAAMKKWSSFAVKSPTEIVHEASHPMGGDPRANDADTNTRAIFLLAAKQPPYNVYCNPFYKHAGYGNVFNVSDTGALKDNVQNYPYQENTGIHGMVFDPTETYLYSADLTANKLWTHRKLPSGEVELVGSVDAPDAGDHPRWVAMHPSGNYLYALMEAGNRLCEYVIDPATHLPVYTHHSFPLIPPGIPQKDKETGKGLYRADVVALTFSGKYMFASSRANKFDLQGYWSAFKLRDCGSIEKQLALNPTPTSGGHSNAVSPCDFSDEWVAITDDQEGWLEMYRWQDEYLHRVARVRIPEPGFGMNAIWYD comes from the exons atgcccctccaccacttgATGTGCGGCACTTGGACCCCTCCAGGGGCCATCTTCACCGTTGAATTTGACGATGAGGCTTTGACTCTGAAGCTCATCAAGCGCACCGAGATTCCTCACGATGAGCCCATCTCGTGGATGACCTTTGAC CATGCCAAGAAGAACCTCTACGGCGCTGCCATGAAGAAATGGTCCAGCTTCGCCGTCAAGAGCCCGACCGAGATAGTCCACGAGGCGTCCCACCCCATGGGTGGTGATC CCCGTGCCAACGACGCAGACACCAACACCcgcgccatcttcctcctggCCGCCAAGCAGCCCCCTTACAACGTCTACTGCAATCCCTTCTACAAGCACGCCGGCTACGGTAACGTCTTCAATGTCTCCGACACGGGTGCCCTCAAGGACAATGTCCAGAACTACCCCTACCAAGAAAACACCGGCATCCACGGCATGGTCTTTGACCCAACCGAGACCTACCTCTACTCGGCCGACTTGACCGCCAACAAGCTGTGGACTCACCGCAAGCTCCCCTCGGGAGAGGTCGAGCTCGTCGGCAGCGTCGATGCCCCTGACGCTGGTGACCACCCTAGATGGGTAGCTATG CACCCCTCAGGCAACTACCTCTACGCCCTCATGGAAGCCGGCAACCGCCTCTGCGAATACGTCATCGACCCCGCCACCCATCTCCCCGTCTACACCCATCACTCCTTCCCCTTGATCCCCCCCGGAATCCCCCAAAAGGACAAGGAAACCGGCAAGGGCCTCTACCGCGCCGACGTCGTCGCGCTGACCTTTTCTGGCAAGTACATGTTTGCGTCGTCTCGGGCAAACAAGTTTGACCTTCAGGGGTACTGGTCTGCGTTCAAGCTGAGGGACTGCGGCTCGATTGAGAAGCAGCTTGCGCTGAACCCCACGCCGACGAGCGGCGGTCATTCCAACGCGGTGAGCCCGTGTGATTTTAGCGATGAGTGGGTTGCTATCACGGATGAtcaggaggggtggttggagaTGTACAGGTGGCAGGATGAGTATTTGCATagggtggcgagggtgagaATTCCGGAGCCAGGGTTTGGGATGAATGCTATTTGGTATGATTAG
- the NOT4 gene encoding General negative regulator of transcription subunit 4 (BUSCO:EOG09260P5R; COG:A; EggNog:ENOG503NUX1) → MTHQDTFIDDDEDTCPLCIEEFDLSDRNFRPCPCGYQICQFCFNNIRNNMNGLCPACRRPYNEATIEYKVVTPEEYAAFRANVAKSQKKRAAEQRQKEAQKREAENHSRKNLVGVRVVQKNLVYVTGLQPTVREDELLKTLRKPEFFGQYGNIQKISISNRRGTDGHNQSLGVYVTFEKQEDATKCIQAVNGSMNGDRVLRAQLGTTKYCSAWLRHETCTNRQCMFLHELAEEEDSYTRQDLSSINGINAQKPIPHAAGSSRSASRQQSHPSPAPVAAQPMIRSSSKDGSDHGDGPALPATANWARNPQVRSRRGSHATSGAAPSPAISNALPVTTESAVEDEPVADVPAPTPEPSTAAPASAPVPPSAPTPTPAAASPATRTKSAKTPAERAKRTTQDTLKSLLKSLEGCALAWPKPSAEQDDASKYPPLFDSRGGERRRAMRESEAASTTGDQLTASVREPSEGEPESSGSLALGGEPEDRDHVRDTHGFDPRRTAQPPIQRGSADGFFGQAVGSGMTQSTSNLGSIGTASRTMTPQQRSFMRPPTGFVEHLTAQTNTLFQGQGHNRQGSRFSFANDNRDAASSTSVKLAGNPRIMAQQSSMMPSTFHNQAGNQYYGSSMPPPPPGLKSTGTPPGMFGQHGFGLTAAFGGASKDNEIMQQLINRNRGGGAQAHDSGKREYTFSFNPNQYPPSNSSTPAPASNHLGSLFASQPGAFQEMGSKQKKKGKKHRNANTSSSGGSGIVDLADPSILQARMQSHQQSLQHQQQTLQQQSNGGLGPGVFGGQSQEDDLLSLEEFRPSIDALVADEPIDVNIRHPPGGFEIFGRTGTPSAPPGLPIPSVQHSPAISHASLHTMNFGRQTPSVASPKVSSKSAPSAAPSPLISKRTITPSASEAKNIIKALAAESGLSKEIAKAKAPKIVTLQDEDFPALNSPKASAAATPVATPKPAPSKVSSSKKLIGEAAPEKSAKKTKKEEKKERKEREKAERAERLEREKAEKAEKERLKAEEKEKEKEKAAAAAAAARTAPVKVLEAPSTVATSKAAEKSTAAPADKKNDKRPVPGILNIAAATKVSQIRNLEAPSASTKSTIAEKDSAFPALPTPTPVSVSSPLSRAAPKTLRLVATPKTETPSTPIMGAGPSLTAPSARSSAAASAHRPETPASELISDSASIISASISASRTNSPPPSSRIGSAPTRSTTKSQQRKQRKELTKKESAVLAAQPIKPEPEVEIGPIIGRKKKQKKEKEKPAATPTTAKSSSEPPAASPAPSTKETKESKEVKEVKEESSTYRSTANETTTLTGEPTHKNRYDSNTPDGGNQQNAAVPREGPLPHEILQSLHEAGLVPENLEKLAFFQPTTIPLDRWKNDINAAGLWELAAKNTMTPTKNMVTEEDQAILLSGKPVRKVVDGVRILITPNGDCVRNLTADEEDRFLELQNAIAEEAASPASFISSRHDTGSGFSLVKGRAVPNGPPSYFPQGKGAFPSDPVNKIQREEAIYYINQYVLPRLNLNSRDMSFPKAISNWTGGSGQGGGQQQQQQQQQQQQQQAQVNAAAAANLGAMAPWLYGAGGPGMVGHGGGDMADAVAPELNYPGPVGAFAEAGGGSPGGFASYLEGGVDGSGGGGGGGAEGTGTGTGQRHVPPGAGGPAGPFGNVPLMSLEDAEQALSAARKEAEKLERSFVSLVKKNRKLLLSTKKEEEDMGVVVHDGVVLIGMAVGLARALRGLGRVHELAFAAVWMAVVLVEGLVSAVVGWGVGVVEGLCGVLDWMGADY, encoded by the exons ATGACGCACCAAGACACATTCatcgacgatgatgaggacacTTG CCCCCTCTGCATCGAGGAGTTCGATCTCTCAGACCGAAACTTCCGTCCATGCCCCTGTGGTTATCAG ATATGTCAGTTCTGTTTCAACAACATTAGGAACAATATGAACGGGCTATGTCCTGCGTGTCGTCGTCCCTACAACGAAGCCACGATCGAGTACAAAGTTGTCACACCTGAGGA ATACGCAGCATTCCGAGCCAATGTGGCCAAGAGCCAAAAGAAGCGTGCCGCTGAGCAACGGCAAAAGGAAGCCCAGAAAAGAGAGGCCGAAAACCACAGTCGCAAGAACCTTGTCGGCGTCCGAGTTGTCCAAAAGAACCTGGTTTATGTGACCGGGTTGCAGCCGACAGTTCGTGAAGACGAGTTGCTCAAAACCCTTCGAAAGCCCGAATTCTTTGGCCAGTACGGCAACATCCAGAAAATATCGATTAGTAATCGACGTGGCACTGACGGCCACAACCAATCTCTGGGTGTTTACGTCACCTTTGAAAAACAGGAGGATGCAACCAAGTGCATCCAGGCAGTCAATGGGTCCATGAATGGGGACAGGGTCCTCAGGGCGCAACTAGGAACGACGAAATACTGTTCTGCTTGGTTGCGGCACGAGACATGTACCAACCGCCAGTGCATGTTCTTGCATGAgctggctgaggaggaggacagcTACACGCGGCAGGATCTATCGTCCATCAACGGCATCAATGCCCAGAAACCGATACCCCACGCCGCTGGTTCTTCCCGCTCTGCATCAAGACAGCAGAGCCATCCTTCGCCTGCGCCGGTAGCCGCCCAGCCCATGATTCGCAGTTCTAGCAAAGATGGATCAGACCACGGCGATGGCCCGGCGCTGCCTGCCACCGCGAACTGGGCACGTAACCCACAGGTTCGTAGCAGAAGGGGCAGCCATGCCACTAGTGGTGCCGCACCAAGCCCTGCCATCTCGAATGCGCTGCCAGTTACGACCGAGTCTGCTGTGGAGGACGAGCCAGTTGCCGATGTACCGGCTCCCACGCCAGAGCCTTCCACCGCAGCTCCGGCATCTGCCCCAGTACCTCCCTCggcgccaaccccaacccccgcagCGGCATCGCCGGCTACGCGAACCAAGTCGGCCAAAACTCCTGCTGAAAGAGCCAAGCGCACCACTCAGGACACCCTCAAGTCTCTGCTCAAGTCGCTCGAAGGCTGCGCTCTGGCGTGGCCGAAACCGAGTGCTGAGCAGGATGATGCTTCCAAGTACCCTCCTCTTTTCGATTCTCGTGGAGGCGAGCGTCGCCGGGCGATGAGGGAGTCCGAGGCTGCGAGCACCACTGGTGACCAGCTTACTGCGAGTGTCCGCGAGCCCTCAGAGGGCGAGCCTGAAAGCAGTGGCAGTCTCGCACTGGGTGGCGAACCAGAGGACCGGGATCATGTTCGTGACACCCACGGCTTTGACCCACGGCGCACTGCTCAACCACCCATTCAAAGAGGCAGTGCCGATGGCTTCTTTGGTCAAGCTGTGGGCTCTGGCATGACCCAATCGACATCGAATCTTGGGTCTATCGGTACTGCCAGTCGGACAATGACGCCTCAACAGCGAAGCTTCATGCGCCCCCCAACTGGGTTTGTCGAACACTTGACAGCCCAGACCAACACCCTCTTCCAGGGACAGGGCCACAACCGCCAGGGCTCCCGCTTCAGCTTCGCCAACGACAACAGAGACGCTGCGTCCTCTACGTCGGTGAAGCTCGCGGGCAACCCCCGCATCATGGCTCAGCAGTCGTCCATGATGCCTTCAACGTTCCACAACCAAGCTGGCAACCAGTACTATGGTTCCtccatgccgccgccgcctccgggTCTCAAGTCGACTGGCACACCTCCCGGCATGTTTGGGCAGCACGGATTTGGCTTGACGGCGGCGTTCGGCGGGGCGTCAAAGGATAACGAGATTATGCAACAACTTATCAACCGCAACAGGGGCGGAGGTGCCCAGGCTCATGATTCCGGTAAGCGTGAGTACACGTTCTCTTTCAACCCTAACCAGTACCCAccttccaactcctcgaCCCCGGCTCCTGCCTCGAACCACCTCGGTTCGCTCTTTGCCTCGCAGCCTGGAGCATTCCAAGAAATGGGTtcaaagcagaagaagaaggggaagaagcaCAGAAACGCTaacacttcctcctctgggGGGAGTGGCATAGTTGATCTTGCAGACCCGAGCATACTTCAGGCGCGAATGCAGTCGCATCAGCAGAGCTtgcaacaccagcagcaaaccCTGCAGCAACAGAGCAATGGCGGACTCGGGCCGGGTGTGTTCGGCGGTCAGTCGCAAG AGGACGACTTACTCTCACTCGAAGAGTTTAGACCCAGCATCGACGCGCTTGTGGCGGATGAGCCTATCGATGTCAACATTCGACACCCCCCTGGGGGCTTTGAGATTTTTGGTAGGACTGGAACGCCTTCAGCACCACCCGGACTTCCAATTCCAAGCGTCCAACATTCACCTGCTATCTCACATGCGTCACTCCACACCATGAACTTTGGGCGACAAACCCCGTCAGTGGCGTCGCCCAAGGTTTCGTCTAAATCTGCCCCATCAGCTGCCCCAAGCCCGCTGATAAGCAAACGCACAATTACTCCATCAGCCTCTGAAGCGAAAAATATCATCAAGGCACTGGCCGCTGAAAGTGGTTTATCCAAGGAGATTGCCAAAGCCAAGGCCCCAAAGATAGTCACCTTACAGGACGAAGATTTCCCAGCTCTCAACTCACCAAAGGCTTCAGCTGCGGCCACACCTGTTGCTACACCAAAGCCAGCACCAAGTAAGGTAAGCTCTAGCAAGAAGTTGATAGGTGAGGCCGCACCTGAGAAGAGcgccaagaagaccaagaaggaggagaagaaggagaggaaggaaagggagaaggccgagagAGCGGAAAGgcttgagagagagaaggccgagaaggcggaaaaggagaggttgaaggccgaagagaaggagaaggagaaagaaaaggctgctgctgcggctgcggctgcgagGACGGCACCTGTCAAGGTTTTGGAGGCGCCTTCAACTGTTGCCACATCCAAGGCCGCAGAAAAGTCtactgctgctcctgctgatAAGAAGAACGACAAGCGTCCTGTGCCTGGCATTCTCAATATCGCGGCTGCCACCAAGGTCTCCCAGATTCGGAATCTGGAAGCTCCCTCGGCATCGACAAAGTCGACTATCGCAGAGAAGGACTCGGCGTTCCCTGCGCTGCCTACTCCGACACCGGTTTCCGTTTCGTCACCACTTTCACGGGCTGCACCTAAAACTCTAAGACTGGTGGCCACGCCCAAGACGGAGACGCCATCGACGCCTATCATGGGTGCGGGTCCGTCTCTCACCGCGCCCTCGGCGCGCTCATCTGCCGCGGCATCTGCCCATCGGCCTGAGACACCTGCCAGCGAACTGATCTCCGACAGCGCTTCCATTATTTCCGcttccatctcggcctcgcgGACCAActcgcctcctccgtcttccaGGATTGGGTCCGCCCCAACCCGGTCCACGACCAAGAGCCAACAGCGAAAGCAGCGCAAGGAATTGACCAAGAAGGAGTCGGCCGTCCTCGCTGCGCAGCCTATCAAGCCAGAGCCGGAGGTCGAGATTGGGCCCATCATCGgtcgcaagaagaagcaaaagaaggaaaaggagaagccaGCTGCTACACCGACCACGGCGAAGAGCAGCTCCGAGCCACCGGCTGCTTCCCCTGCTCCCTCAACaaaggagaccaaggagtccaaggaggtcaaggaagTGAAGGAAGAGTCTTCAACCTACCGCTCTACCGCCAATGAAACTACTACTTTGACTGGTGAGCCTACTCACAAGAACAGATAtgactccaacacccccgatGGTGGCAACCAGCAGAACGCCGCCGTCCCTCGCGAGGGGCCCTTGCCTCACGAGATTCTTCAAAGCCTCCACGAGGCCGGCCTAGTTCCCGAGAacctcgagaagctcgccttcttccagcccaccaccatccccctcgaCCGGTGGAAAAATGACATCAACGCTGCGGGTCTCTGGGAGCTGGCAGCCAAGAACACCATGACTCCCACCAAGAACATGGTTACCGAAGAGGACCAGGCCATTCTGCTGTCTGGCAAGCCCGTCAGGAAGGTCGTCGACGGTGTCCggatcctcatcacccccaacgGTGATTGCGTCCGCAACCTCAccgccgacgaggaggacagATTTTTGGAGCTCCAAAATGCAATCGCGGAGGAGGCAGCCTCCCCGGCGTCATTCATCTCTTCCCGTCACGACACGGGTTCTGGGTTCTCGCTCGTTAAAGGGAGAGCTGTTCCCAATGGACCACCGAGTTACTTCCCCCAGGGCAAGGGAGCTTTTCCTAGCGATCCGGTGAACAAGATCCAGAGGGAAGAGGCGATCTACTACATCAATCAGTATGTCCTTCCGAGACTGAACCTCAACTCTAGGGATATGAGTTTTCCTAAGGCGATCTCCAACTGGACTGGGGGGAGTGGACAAGGAgggggacagcagcagcagcagcagcagcagcagcagcagcaacaacaggcgcaagttaatgctgctgcggcggcgaaTTTAGGGGCGATGGCGCCGTGGTTGTATGGAGCTGGGGGACCGGGGATGGTTGGGCATGGGGGGGGTGATATGGCTGATGCTGTTGCTCCTGAGCTGAATTATCCTGGTCCGGTCGGGGCGTTTGCTGAAGCTGGGGGTGGTAGTCCGGGTGGGTTTGCGAGTTatcttgagggaggggtggatggtagtggtggtggtggtggtggtggtgcggaggGGACAGGGACAGGAACAGGGCAGAGACATGTTCCCCCGGGCGCTGGGGGGCCGGCGGGGCCGTTTGGGAATGTGCCGCTTATGAGTTTGGAGGATGCGGAGCAGGCGCTttcggcggcgaggaaggaggcggagaagctggagaggagcTTTGTTAgtttggtgaagaagaataggaagttgttgttgagcaCTA agaaggaggaggaggatatgggtgtggtggttcatgatggggttgttttgATTGGGatggcggttgggttggcgagggcgttgagggggttggggagggtgcatGAGCTTGCTTTTGCGGCGGTTTGGATGgctgttgttttggtggaggggttggtgagtgctgttgttgggtggggggtgggagtggtggaggggcttTGTGGGGTTCTGGATTGGATGGGGGCTGATTATTAG